The proteins below are encoded in one region of Aspergillus nidulans FGSC A4 chromosome III:
- a CDS encoding protein bxiA (transcript_id=CADANIAT00005936) → MAFFLRRPFAVPTALRQVPKSANTARFIHNSPFKPAQPKPSFASSSIFAKSRQTFQNAFRRPYMQQTANASQGDLTQKLIYGAAIVGGTIMATNFIFNRETREDGGMPPFERAYLNETFMHTGLGVGIIGIAARALHTSGWTYRLMATNPWLVAGVGLVASMGTMFGTYYTSPNNYIQKYALWAGFNVTQAALLAPLMFMHPAILARAGLYTVGMMGSIAFVGATAKQEKYLYLGAPLLAGVTIVALSGFAPLVLPATATRALMWSENIWLYGGLAVFGGFTLYDVQKVLHHARMSERGLLQKDVVNESISLELDFINIFIRMVQILAMRNNNRR, encoded by the exons ATGGCGTTCTTCCTACGACGCCCCTTTGCCGTTCCGACGGCTCTCCGTCAGGTGCCTAAATCCGCGAACACCGCTCGCTTCATCCACAACTCTCCGTTCAAGCCCGCTCAACCGAAGCCTAGtttcgcttcttcctctatcTTCGCCAAATCCAGGCAGACTTTCCAAAATGCATTCCGTCGCCCTTACATGCAGCAAACCGCCAACGCTTCGCAGGGCGACTTgacccagaagctgatcTATGGCGCAGCTATCGTCGGTGGAACTATCATGGCAACgaacttcatcttcaaccgcGAAACTCGGGAAGACGGCGGAATGCCGCCGTTTGAACGGGCGTATCTAAATGAAACCTTTATGCACACTGGACTTGGTGTCGGGATTATTGGTATTGCTGCTAGAGCTCTGCACACTAGCGGATGGACTTATCGCCTCATGGCCACCAACCCATGGCTTGTTGCTGGTGTTGGACTGGTGGCTAGCATGGGAACCATGTTCGGAACTTACTACACTTCGCCTAACAA CTACATTCAGAAGTACGCTCTCTGGGCTGGTTTCAACGTCACCCAGGCTGCTCTCCTCGCACCCCTGATGTTCATGCACCCAGCTATCCTCGCCCGCGCAGGTCTCTACACTGTTGGCATGATGGGTTCGATCGCTTTCGTTGGCGCCACCGCTAAGCAGGAGAAGTATCTGTATCTGGGTGCTCCTCTCCTTGCCGGTGTAACTATCGTTGCTCTCTCCGGATTTGCTCCCCTCGTCCTTCCCGCCACCGCCACCCGTGCCCTGATGTGGTCTGAGAATATCTGGCTGTATGGTGGTCTCGCTGTCTTTGGAGGCTTCACTCTCTACGACGTGCAAAAGGTTCTGCACCACGCCCGTATGTCTGAGCGCGGACTCCTTCAGAAGGATGTCGTCAATGAGTCTATAAGCCTCGAGCTGGACTTCatcaacatcttcatccgtATGGTGCAGATCCTGGCCATGAGAAACAACAACCGAAGGTAA